TTTTGGAGCAGAGGATTTTTTGGGAGGTGATGAAACAGAcacttttccttttcctttggatGGAGCAGGGACATGGGGTTTGGGTTTTGACTTGATTCTAGACCGTGTCTTGGGAGGTTTGGGTGATGACTGCTTAGACACACAAGGAAACTTAGGAGGAGAAGGAGCTGGTGGGTTAGTGTTTGGCAATGGAGAGGACTCACCAGGTGGAGACGATGACACTACAGAAGAACGAGTAACACGTTTTGGTGAAGACACAGAAACAGATTGAGAAGACTTACCTTCAACACAAGGCGGCTGTGAATCGACCACCCCAGCCCTAGAATTGCCACAAGGAGCAGACGCAGTCACCTCTTCAGTAAGAGATGACAACGGAGAAGATGGAGACATCTCAGAGACAATAGGCGGAACCGGAACTATGGCCAGAGCCAAACTAGGGTCAGGATTAGGGGACACAACCTGATCAGGTGATGGGGCGACTGCAGAGGCCCAGATGCATCCACAGAAGGAGGGATAGCCACCTCCGGAGAAGGAGAGACAGTCACATCAGCGACGGGAGAAGGTGGGACAACCGAACGATGGAAATTAGCTCTTTGTTTCATAATGTCGAACACGTTTAGGGTTTCTGAGATTGGAGCACTGTAAAAAGAACTCACAGAAGCTCAATAGATGTTATACTTTTAGAGAGACCATTTGAATTCCCCTACGAGTGATTTACCGTGCATGAAAAAAAAtgttagttttaaaaaaacatgcacacacaaaaaaaaacacCAAAGCCCATAAAAACAACCCAAAGTAATATATGAAAGACCAAACATGACATTTGAAAAAAATGAAACAAGAATAAAGTCTAAAGAGCCaatataaaagaaatattcaCACTTGAATGGCAGTAGAGATTTATTAACAACAACTCTGAGAAGCTCAACAtggattaaaaaaaaatcttatctgGTCAAAACATACACACCAtgcttacaaaaaaaaaatgagaaaagtttgtgatttataCACCCTGAAAAACATTACTTAAGTAAACACACAATTTTTTTCTAAACAAGAGATTTGAGCCATTATTTTCATTTGTGTGTGCAAAAAGACCTCATGAGGACCACGAATCATCAAGAATCATTAACTGGTCCACTCACTCaaactattttatttttatttttttttctttgatataTCCTCTTTTGACAACGAACACTCTGAGTTTTCCAAATACCTAGCACTCGCTTTCACTCATCATCAGAGATGTAGTCGtctctttttttttcatatttttctcatcAAATACCAAGAGGAGGAGAAAAATCCTCAGGGCATATGATGGTACAAAGGAAGCTCTTCCCATTGCATCCAATAATGGTAGCCGTTTGAGCTGGAGAAAATAAAGGCTCAATTCTAAATCTTGGAAAAAAATGATGTGATTAAGAAGCAGTGACCAAGAAAGAAGTAATtcacacaaacaaacaaaaaaaaatattggcaAAGCATGGAGAAAAAAATGTGACCAGATGGTTCTTGAGTATTGTTCTTGAGGGTTTCTTGATGTTCTTCAATATACAAGGGGTTATTATCTTTCAAACTCGTAATTGGTGCCCTTATTGTTGTTTAAATGTTGGATTGATGGTGGAATTGGTTTATAAACTAATTTAGAGGCTGGTATTAGGTCCAGGTTCTAGGTTTGGGCTTTGAACTCATGACTTGGAGAAAAGCTTGAGTTTCAAGAACTCAAAGTGTGATATTTGGCATTTCTGGGTTTCTGAGTGCTTTGAGGTTGTTTGTGGGTGCTTGGGAAGTTGGATAACCTACTTGGGGGTCAAGGTTTCATTAGAATTGAGTTAGAAGCTTGGTTTGATGACTCTTGGGGGTCTTGGGTCAGATTTTGACGAGTTTAGGTCGGAGGAGTCACAAAAAACGAAACTCAGAATTATGGGTTCGCATTGTAGCAACCCTGCCCTGGGTTTGGGCGCCCCTGCGCTAAGCAGGGGAGGGCTTGGGGACTCTTTGACTTGCTTGGGTGCCCCTGCTCTATGCAGGGGAGTTTTTGGGAACTCTctattaggattaatgccctagaagcatgtaaagacattttattgaattaaataaaaagaacaattttattatatttgaatattataattattgcttgaattaattatatgttaATATAAAGAAAATTCCTTACCCATTAAtgataatatgatcttgtattagtacgagagaattaatatcatatataatcaATGAAAttgtcaataacatattaaagtaaggaatctttaatgaatgattactagtgcagtttactaagcatacgagatgcaagtgatctaaattcagattactgatgtggattgacatcttagtaaaggtgttgtatataatagagattatatatgactggactgataaaaaattattatctTTAAAAACttatcgtttgacataaagatttgattcttatcataatagatgatcatttgtagtaCGTCTAATTCcagagtattcatgaactcttgtttgtgtttattggatcttttgattcactcgttaaggtttcttagtataatgaggctaatgaattttgttttggagattcaatatcatgaatggatgAGAGcctgaattacaataatggaatccatactttcctaacagatcaaatattggttcccttatgggttaattctggaactgaataattattgagctcaaatctataatttgattatatattaattattcgctactcaattaatggtacttaaggatcaagaggtaattagaagggtaaaattgtaatcttgaccagctctaattaacgaacaaataaatggaggacaaaactacatttattgattatatcaatagactacaagagaaaactctgtaaatataattatataaatacttagagtgcagttccatatttatagtggagtaatcattaaattaataaataagattattggattaaagagttcaattaataatctggtttattggagcttcgtattataggtccatggtaccCAGATAACCTCTGtcttacactgtcaagggtaatgatgtcaaaagaaagatttgtagagacaAGGACTTTATTGcaaataaattaattttctagggcaatgaaataattatgtgatagttatgggcaattgattaattataaattaattaattacttaactatatagttttggtttttgaaaaactattgttaaaataaatattaatcttgtttaagagagattaataattatcttatttagaataagatatttatttatttatttaaaactgatattttaagataaagttaattttgaattaactgatatttattttgggataaatatattgtcttaaatattaattcaataaacaaatgagaaaattaggaaaaacccttatgtggctcacgccactcactgtacTGCACAATGAGTGACACCACACAACAATATTTTCTATccatgagatttgaattttgaatttcaaataatttgtttatttaactatatatttaattattattttaaaatatgatttaaattaaataattaaataaggttataactaatcagttttattttaataaaataaagattaattaaataaggtaattatctttataaacttaaaaGAGAAATTATTGTAAGACGCAACTCTCTCTCAGAAACAGAAGCAATAGTttttctaaacctaaaaactTTTCAATCCTTCTtttctctatcaaacctctctaaatctcatgtgttgagtacaactagagagtcataaatcaaccttttgaatcctacgtgcccgcACACCTCCTTGTGTGTTTGACGATTGGTTTGGAAGATGCGAGCATCCTTCCTCAGCATATACACCGCACAGATTACCTTTTCCCGTTCGGTAGCCGCCACTAAGTCAAAGATCCTCTCTAGCACGCTGACCCATTCTTCTGTCACCAGGGGGTCCGAAGTCCCTTCAAACATGGGTGAGTTTTGTCTACAAAATTGTTCCAAGATTGATTTTGGCAATTCAGCTCTAGGTGCATCCGCTGGCGGATTTGCTCCCACTGGTGGGTCTTCTTTTGTCGGGAGTTCCTGTTGTTTGGGAACGTCTTCCCGGGGCGCTGGGGGTGCAGGGTTGTGTGGTGCTTCTAGGAATCTCTGCATCAATGCATCGAACATCTGAGCGTTTGACGCATTCTGCTCATGCACAATCCTTCTCAAATCCTCTATTTGAGTTGCTAGATTTGGTTCCGGCTGTACCCTTTGTCCTCTGCCTTTGCCTCGGCCATGACCTACCTCTTGGTCAATGGCTCCTCTCTTGGCTGGTTCTAGTGGGTTAATAACTTGACCTCCTTGGCTTGGGTGTTAGGCACCATCGCGAATTTTTATACAACAATGTCTAAAACATTTGAGTATACTTGTTTCCTATACACAAGGAAAAGAGAAAGGAAATGAAAAGAATTAACAACAATTTAACTCAAAACAAGTGATCAATCATTCAGGgatataacctagcaatacaTAATGATCATGAAAGATCATGCTATAAGGTTTTTAGTTAGTAGAATGATAAATACAAAAAGAAGAGAACCTTAGCTACAAGTTGCGTTTCTACATCTGCCCTCTATAATTACACAAAAACCCTAGAATCTAGTAGGTTTTCCAAGCCTTTACAATAAGTTTCAACAAGACCCTCACAACATAACCTAATCTAGGATTCCCATCAACATATCTAGCTCTATGTTGGTATCCTCATCCAGCTGCTCGGGATCCTCCTCTGGCTTTACCACCCTTCCTCGAGGTATGCTATCAACCATGAAGATAGACTAATCCATGGCCCAAATGCTAGCTCAAGCTGCATATGGAAGTCATCACATGTGTCGCAAACCAGTAGACAACATCTGTGATGAAATCATACCTAGGCCGCACCTCTGAGACAAGTGCTGGCATACCGCACTCTCCGTCGCTCGAGTCTGTTGGCTGTACCGAAGACTTCCATCATGCAATGCGTCCATTGCCAAATGGCTCGCCGATGTTGTTGATCGTACTTGAAGTGGTGAGGAATCTCGTTGTGaaataattataatagttaatacCGGGCGTAGGGATCATTGGTAGGTTTCCTATCACAAGGTCATCTATCTCAGATATATCGGCCATAACcaacaatttatagaattgaggtaaataaaagaaagcaaaggaaacatatatgaaaagataGTACTTACAGCGAGTGTTGATCTATCTtgcagaatgtacatgtgggtttatCTACAGAATCGGTTTAGCCCAGTGCTTtgataccacttgtaacgacccaacgaATACAAGACCAAAAACATGCagaaatttaaacttttactttaaatcattatactgaaaatccatataaaaaaaacttttaggAAAAGATTATGTGCGCACACTCTTAGTTTAGCAAACAGAATTACAACTACTCTTCCACAgagttataacaaaaaaaatttcataaaagaaataactgttggaaaaaacttatacaggatctttatttattttcatgtatatctaatattaaacaaattaatacgagatagcctaaaacatgtttctaaaattgaattcaaagagaaacaaaaattataatacttacagtatacgcagcggaattaaagagtccttccttcagtttctctaactcttgta
The Humulus lupulus chromosome 6, drHumLupu1.1, whole genome shotgun sequence DNA segment above includes these coding regions:
- the LOC133785591 gene encoding extensin-like, translated to MSPSSPLSSLTEEVTASAPCGNSRAGVVDSQPPCVEGKSSQSVSVSSPKRVTRSSVVSSSPPGESSPLPNTNPPAPSPPKFPCVSKQSSPKPPKTRSRIKSKPKPHVPAPSKGKGKVSVSSPPKKSSAPKRKSKNPKFEPSAKKSKRVSGPKDSVSIVDPTSIQYFVDATKASHYQRWFAVRELWLEYSIVLEDFPDLVAL